In Indicator indicator isolate 239-I01 chromosome 7, UM_Iind_1.1, whole genome shotgun sequence, the sequence GTTGTGTCACAGTTTCTACCTCATTCAATGTAGCCCATTCCACTGCTTGGTTGTGGGCAAAGTATTTCTGTTCACAGAATGTAGTAATCCTTTTtaataaatagaataaaatgAATGGAAATGAAAGGCACATTACATTAGCACATCAGACATAAATTGTTATTAACGCCTTCATCTTACTAATAAAATTAGAGGTACTTTCTGTAAAAGATGGCTTCACAAATGTAATATACATGACTGTAATTTAAATTTGAAGGCAGTAATCTGTAGCTTTTGCACCATTGTATTAGAGCAAACacgcagagaatcatagaatggttttggttggaaaggacttccaaaggtcatctagtccatctcTGCTgcggtgagcagggacattttccattagatcaggctgcccatagCCATccatgtccagcctgaccttgaatatctccaagaatggggcctcagctacctccctgagcaacctgttcaagtgttccactaccctcccAGTAAAAACCTTCCTCCTAACCTCAATCTTCTCTTAAAACATTCCCCAGACAGCTCAGGAAAGTAATTTCCAGGCTgtttcaaaccaaaacaagacagAACGAATTGGTATCCCACCAACCTTTCATTTCCTATGCAAGTGACGCTTTCCATTCCTTTTGTGGTGATTTGGGAACTCTACTACCACTCTGAAGTTGTGTTGCAGGGAATATGGGTGTGTGTAAGGATGAAGCTTGATAACTGATTTGGAGAAGATGTGTAATGGAACAAAATTGGAAAATAAgtaaattgtttttctttttcccttcagaatAATTTAGGCATTCTGTGGTCTGAAAGGGATGAAattaaaactgcacagacttaCTTGGAATCTGCAGAAGCCTTGTATAACCAATACATGAAAGAGGTACTGTTCACTAATATTATGTCAGGTCTTAGTTTCATGtgctacttttaaaaataatcttcatGAAATGTGAGCTTTTGTGCTTATCACTGCCTGCTGTGATGCTTCTGAAGTGATGCGATTTGTAATGTTACATACAGGAAGAGGCAAACAAGAGGAAATTTCAAAATGGACTTGGAAAatgaattttgtttaaaaataatggtCCTTTTTGAAAGCTCTTTGAAAGGGTAATCCAGAGTTGAAGCCAGGTATAATTTGGGTTGTCATTAAGACTATTCATAATCTTGGCAACACTGTAAAATGTCAATCCATTGCTTTCAgtgggagaaagaaacaaaaccttaatgtttttgtggtttgctttggtggtgcacagtgttGCTTAGGGGCAGGTAGTTTAGTTCCATATCCAAGAGGACAGTCTTGGTCTTGTAAACGGCTAAACCTCTCATGCATACTAAGCAACTTTTTGAGTTGCGGATTCTGCTGTGTATCCACAAAGACTCCCTTGTGCTATTTTTAAGCTCTTTGCAAAGCTGTTCCTGTACTGACTTACCTCAGGGACAGTTTGTGAGTGAGCTAACACAATTTGTAGTCTTAAAAGAGCAGTATCTGTGTCTCAGGACAGATAATCAAGGTTGGACAGAACTTAGTAAGTAACAATTCAAGTTTCTGATGAACTTGGTTTATAGCACAGGTTAtgccttatttttttgttaaaggAAGCACACCAAAATACTTCTTGTGGTAAGTTCGTTGGATTTGTGTCTTGTTTCTCTGAAAATACTGAACTGTGTTTGACATAATCTCAAaagaattaacaaaaaaaacaaaatcataaccaaagcaaaacaaacaccaaaccaaacaaaaacagaggGCATGAGGGTTTGTCTAACAGGAAAGCTGTTTGATTGTTAATGTACTACGGTGAAAACCTGAGGGTGCTAAGCTTAGTGGACAGGAGCTTTGGCTAATAAAGTCTGCTTGCAGAGTTGCAGAGCTCTTCTGATGGTAGTTAAAGGCATGAGACTTAACATCTGAGGATAAATCTGTAGCTCAAGGAATGAGGCAAGAGTCTTGCTTGTTGTGTCATTTCAATTGCTTTCTTTGGGGGAACAACTCTGGTAATAATGTAAATAATGTTAGAAGTTTGGGAATGGAGAAACACCTTTGTTAGAAGTGCTTTGGAATAGGCATCTGAAGTTATTGACAGTTACAAATGAATTTAGATAAGTGCAGACTTACAAAACTTTGCCATGAGCAATGTTGATCTGTTGGGCTTGCCAGTTATTCTAGCTTTATTGACAGTTGCACAAAATCtgagcatggtgggggttggaagggacctctggagatcaagtccaatacCCCTGCTCAAGCttgggcacccacagcagcttgccaagGATCAAAATGTCCAGATCagtttggaatctctcaagagaaggagactccagaacctctctgggcagcctgctccaaagcttcagcaccttcccagcaaagcttttcctcatggtcaaatggaacctcctaggttccagtttgtctgttgccccttgtcactgggcaccactgaaaaaaaaagagtctggcAACATCCTCTTGATCCCCACCCTTTAGTTATTGATGAAGctttgatcagatctcctcttagtctgctcttctcccagctaaacagccccaggtctcagcctctcttcatcagaGAGACAGTTCCTGTGCCCTCGTTTTTGTAGCCACTGATGGACCTTCTGCAGTTATtccccatctctcttgaactgggaaaccAGGAAGTGGGCCCAGTACTgcaagtgtggcctcactagggcagagaaCAGGGGAGAAAACTGTTGTTCTGAGACAAGGTTGAACAGGGCATTGCTGAAAGATGTGTAGTCATCTGCGTAAGGAATCTCACAGAACTCATGCtttaaaaccccaaaaaaacacatCTGAATGAAATAGTTCACAATATTAACAACTTGCATGGAGGTCATGCCCTGTATTGGGGTTTAGCAGTGTCACCCTCCAGTGGCAATGCCTGTTGTCTCACTGACAGAGCAAGTAAAGAGTCTTTCCAGGTTATGAATAAAGGGAGTAATTTCACAGCAGTTAagactgcagcagctctgctgagcactcTCTGCACATAATGTTCTTTGCAGTACTTCATGCAGGATGTTTTCTTGTTAGTGATTAGTGCAGCCAGGCAAACGAATATTTCACACTTGAAAGCTTGCTTAGTATTAAATGGACGCTCTCAAAACCGTTAGGTTATTGTGCAAAATAAAGACATCAAATTTCATTCCCCTAGAATCCAGGTTGAGTATTTCTGGTGCAGACAGCATGCCTGACTTTATGTAAGCAGAAGTCTTCTACATGCTGAAAACCTTGTAATTTTATATGGAATTGGTGGCTTTCATCCTCAAAATCTCCTGAGTTGTTTGTGTGTGGTGTTGAGATAGGTGTGAATATGTTAAGTTCTGTTGAAATTGGGATTGAAAAATGGTAACTCATCTGCAGCCAGAAGAGGGAGCACCGTGCTGCAAAGAGAAATGTAGTTACTGAAGGTACCCTGTACTCTTGCAGGATGGAAATCCTCCTCTGGATCCCAGTGAACACTTCatggcagaagaagaaaaactcaCAGACCAGGAAAGATCAAAAAGGTGTGTGTGCAGCAGCATGCCTAGATTATTActacttatttttattattattattaataatttatgAGGGTGTAtttaaggaggaagaaaagaaatctaaagacttgtttttttccagatttgAGAAAGCTTATACACATACTCTGTATTATCTGGCACAAGTCTACCAGCACCTGGAGATGATTGAGAAGGCTGCTCAGTATTGCCATACTACTCTTAAACGACAGCTTGAGTATTGTGGCTACTACCCAGTGGAATGGGCATTCAATGCTGCCACTTTATCACAGTATTATCTCTCTAAGGTAATAGACCTAACATTTTTCTGCTGTAATTGCATCATGAATGTTACCATGAAGCAAGACAATGGTTTAAAGAGCTGTTTGAGACAGGGCTCCATGTTGAATTAAAAATGTGTTCCTATAAACCCACAAATTGTCTTTTGACGTGGAACATCTCTTAGTTTGCCCTGAAGAGGACATAGTGGCTTTCCTGTGGTGTTGTGATagcacagcaggaaaaatgaGCAGGGGCACAGACATAAGAAAAGCTCTGTAGTTAATGGAGCTTCAGCAGTGATGTGACCTGATGTTCATAAGCAACACTTTAAGGTTAGGGTCACTTAATTTAAAATGCTATTACATTACTCTGTTACAATGAAGACTTCAAAACCATATGAAGGCCTAGGTATTGCCCATTGTATGTTTCCTGCAAGTTATTGTCCCCTGTACCTTAATGTGTGTTTAGCAACATTTGAGCCTATGTGAACATTGAAGCGAGTATGGAAGATGGTAGCTGTCTGCTTCCAGACATCTGTGTTGCCACAGATAATTCACTGCTAGGAAGCTTCAGGAATGAAGCTTCAGCTTCATTTAGGATTTTCTAAATTCCACATTTAGATACTCTGTTGCTGAAAAGACTTCTGCCATACCTAAGTGAGTTAATGCTAATTTTGATGGTAACTTGTAATTTCCATGTCTTTGGTGCATTGATAGCACTATTCATTAAACAATGCACTGCCAAATATGAGTAGAGGAATCTACATCTGACTCAGAATGTTGACTTGTGTGTCCAGCCCCTTCTGACACCTCATGATACAATCTTTACCACAAGACATCACATCCTTTACCTCAAGGAAGTGATAGATTGGAACAGTGACAATGTTCACAGTTTATTGTATCTGATATGAAAAGCGAGGCTTGCTAGTGTGGCTGTGGTAGAAAGAAAATGGTTGGTTAGACAATAAGTATTCAGTTGTAGATGTGTGAAAAAAATAGTGTTTTCTTCAATAGTGTTTTCTTCTGGTGTCCAGGGCAATATGCTCCAGAGCCTTGAGGTTCTATCAGTTCTCTTGTGTTCCTGTCTCTCTGCTATCTGAGGCGAGGAGTTtagccaggctgagagcagtGCTTGTGCTGCTTATGCCAGTGATCAATGTTgctgtttctgtctctctcagCAATGCTTTATGGAGGCCCGACACTGTTTAGCAGCAGCCAGTGTCATCTTTAGCCAAGCTGGACAGGTGCCATCTGCTGAAGACAGTAAGTTCATGTAAAAGTTTTCAGTATAGTAGTGTGAATTAAGCATCATTGATACGTAAAGTCAAAAGTGAAGTCTAGCAATGTCCACAAAATTTACCTCAGAGTTAATTTCCTAAAATCTTTCTAATGAACAATGAGGTGAAATGTTTTTGAAGAACTGCTGCTACTACAGCATAAGATTGACTATGAATAAACCTTCTGAGAAAAGCTCAAATGCTTGTTGCTAGAGTTTCAGAAAGTGTACCAGAAGAAAAGCGAAATTTAAAACAACGTCTCTTTCTGTAGTGGCACTGTCTGCTTGTCCCTGTGTCCTTGTACATGTGCTTAAAATGCTCCTTAACTTTGCTTCTCAGTGATTAGAGGGCAGTGGTTCAATGAACCAAGCCATCTGCTTCTTAGGAGTAGTTTTAAAAGAGCAGGGGGAAACTGTAGCActtaaaacccccaaatccaGAGAGTTCTTGTGTTGTCTTTTGTAGCTGGATGCTGCAGCCTCGTTAAGGGCTGGGTTTGGAACTGTAGCTCTCCTTCTTGTTGTTTTGGGCGTTGATGCAGTGGAACAACTTTGCAGTTCAGCATGAAGATCAATAGACACTTTTGAAGAACTGTTACCAGTTTTATGGCCCTGTGGTACTATGATAGTGTCTATACTTAAGCAAAGACTAAGAGGACTTCTGTTATCTACAGCACAGCCTCGTGTATTCTGTGTTTTGGGCAACTGAAGGCTTCAAGGGAGCTTTAACCTGTGGAGAATGAACATGTGCTCAGGGTAGCCCCTGTGTGAGTCTCTAACTGACTCTGAACAGTGAATATATTGGTTAACTTTTAATAGGTTAACACAAGCTCTTTAATCCACCAGTGTTCTTATTTTGGGTTCAAACATGACAGGAATAGACACAATTGAGTTTTATTTAATTGAAGTTCAGTGGCAGTACGtttctttaaatgcttttaGTATTTCTCTTACAGAAGTCTGTGCAGTTGCCTTTCCTACTAAGTACTTTGAGGATGATGTCCAAAAGCTTTTTAGTTGCAGGGAAACAGGGCTGTCAAGATTCAAGTTAAGCAAACCTGGTAGACTGTTTGAAAACAGTATAGCGTGAAGGATCTGAACCAGTGTGCTTCCATAGCTGCCTTACTGCACAGTTGTTAGAGTTCATTCATGCCATACTTAACCTCATTTTTGGCTTATCTGTGTGATAGGTGTATAAAAACGTAGTCAGCTATGGTCTCAAAATTCAGGTGCAAGACAGGAAGTGGTAGAGAGGAGTCCTATTTTTAATTGTCCTTTATAGGTTTCTTGTGTGATCTTTTTGTTAGCTCACTCTATCTTGAGTTTGTCCTGCAGTGAGTAGTGATATTTGTTGGTTTGAGTGGAATAAACATTTATCCTGTTTCATGGTACAGAGAGCTGGGTTGTGGATCTGAAGATCATTATGCAGAAAGATTAATACACATTCAGCTTTGTCCACTCTCAGATGTTAATTTTATCATGTTAAACACAGGTGTTTAGTAAAGGAGCCTTTACTTAGGTTAGTGACTTCTTATTTCCTTAATAAGAACAACTTGTTTGGTTCTAATGAAAGATAATAGATCTGAGTCTGAAgttggcttttttttatttggtgaaGAGGAATGCTAGTGTCCTCATTGTTAGGCTAACTCGCTGTCTTCTGTCTAGAGGGAAATGAATTTTTTTGAAATCTCTTTGGTTTCTGAAAACGTTATCTtgagacagcagcagtgctgccattCAGGGTTGTAGGGAAAGAAATATAGAAGTTGTAGGGCTCATAATCTTGTGTTTGTACCAGGTAGATTAATTAAAGGCAGTTTCCCCTGCTTTTGTTCCCTTTTCTGGTAGCAAGTCTTGGGGTCCGTTGCAATTCCAATGCCCTAATTACCCTCAGAAACAATTACTGGGCAGGCAGTTCCAtctcagaaaacaaattattctAATTTCTATCTCTCATTACCAAAAGACACGAAAATCTTTTTCAGGAAAATTTCAAGATCAACAATCAATTTAAACATTATGATCTATTTCTTTTAAGACCTCATACATAACAGATCATTGTTAATCCCTATGGATTTCCACCAGAATGACAATTTAGGGTCAGAGAACGTATTTCTGTCTTAAcaatgaggaaaaattaaatacaagcAACATATTCTTTGCATATAATATTTGAGGTTCTTGCTTGAGTGCTCAAGTGCTCCTgaagtttttgtgtgtttatgTCTATTCAACAGATGAAACAGAGCAAGACCAACAGTATCTTCGACAGAGAAAAGCTGAAATTGCAAGGTTCTGGATTAAATATTGCTTGAATCTCCTGCAGAGCGCTCGGCAATTACTTGAGGTAACCAAAAATCTGCTCTGTAGCTGTCGTTTAAAAACAAAGGCTGCTTTGATGTTTGTAACAGAAATCAGTTCATAGTTGGTATCAAGTGGTGAACAGCTGCCCATTGAGTAGTACAGTACATGCTTACAGTGTAGCAAGTGTTGGTGTGCTTTGACTTGAATGCAATGGATAAGCACGGAGAGGAGATCAGCTATGTAGTGTGATCGGTGCACTGCTTGTGCAGCAGCTTCACaagtttcccttctctgctgcatTTTCTTGGAGCTTCTTTTGCAGGCAACTTCTTACTGAACTGCTAGTAAGAACATATTCTTCATATGCCACAGTTTCGTGTGCTGGTGTTCTTTCATTCAGCCATTTGATTCAGTCAGGTATTTGTTTCATTCATTTAAGCATTCATTTGAATGTTTAAAACCCAGCATTTGCTGAAGCAGGCCTTTGGGCCTTATTGTTTTGCCTATATTTTAAACTGGGTAGGGAGGCTAAATTATCTTAGTGTTAGTTTTTTACAGAATCGAGGCTGTAATTCACATGATTTTTTGTGAATATAAGGTATAATACACCACTGTGTTTTCTCCTCTGTCTTGTTGATACCTAATTTGTAGTTAAAAAGTAACTCATGAataaaatgattctgtgttaaGTCTTTCTTCCTAAGCCATGTGCATTTTTAATTGGTATACTTTGCCATTTCAGGATAACATAGGAGAGCTGGATCCAGACAGGCAACTGGAACTTAAAggccaaaggaaaaaagaagaggatgagaaagaaaagggcaGGAAAAAAGCTGTCCTTTTTGGGACGAGTGATATATGTGACTCTGTCTTAGCCATGGAAGAGAAAGTGAGCAGCGTGTATCCTTTAGATTTCCAAGAGGCCAGAGAAATCTTCCTAGTTGGTCAGAACTATGTTCAGGAAGCAAAAGAGTTCTTTCAGGTTGATGGGTATGTTACTGACCACATTAAAATTGTTCAGGATCACAGTGCTCTGTTTAAGGTACTTGCTTTCTTTGAGGAAGACTATGAGAGGCGCTGCAAAATGCACAAGCGTAGGATAGACATGCTGGAGCCTCTCTATGCAGACTTGAACCCACAGTACTATCTGCTGATCAGCAGGCAGCTCCAGTTTGAACTAGCTAACACCTATTATGAGATGATGGATCTGAAGGTAGCTATAGGTAACAGATTAGAGGAGCTAGACTCccacacaattaaaaaaatcaattcccTGGCTCAGTTAGCAATCAAATATTACGAGCTCTTCTTGGATTCCTTGAGGAACCCAGATAAGGTGTTTCCCGAACAGCTGGGGGAAGATGTTCTTCGCCCTGCAATGGTGGCTAAGTTCCATATTGCACGACTCTATGGGAAGCTTATTACCTCGGATGGCAAAAAACAACTGGAAAATATGCAGACATCATTGGAATATTACACATTTCTGGTAGATTATTGTGAGAAGTACCCGGATGCTGTCCGTGCCATTGAAACTGAACTAGAGCTCAGTAAGGAGATGGTGGGTCTTCTTCCAACAAGAATGAAGCGGCTAAGAGCAAAACTGTATCCACTTATATAAATACTTGCCTTGAACAAAATGTTCACTATTAAAATGATAACCTGCTAAAAGCAGTGCTGTCAGCTTCTGTACTGATGGACTGGACTAAGGTGTCTGCAGTTTGTCAATCCACCTAGAGCCTGCAGTAGTACAGCGTTGTGAGAAACTGAGCTCTCCCATTCAGTAGTTCACCCATGCTAGTGGTATAAACTTTAAATGTAAGGTGAATGACCAGTTAATGCTTTTATTGTTTGCCCTGTATGAAAATACTAATCTTCCttacttttttccttcagtaCATGGTTCAATTTCTAAATGTAGTGCTGTATGAAAATTGTTTCTTTTAAGGAAATCTGTTTCTCTATAAAAACTTTTCTAAGATACCTGGGGCACCTTCTTCCAACTAGAATACTTTTTATGTCTTCTAACCTTTGTCCCCAGAAAACCTTATCCATATGAAGGGAACTTTGTTATTTTCACTATTTATTTTGTATATTGCTCAgtgtgatcttttttttttcccttgttaatCAAAACCTAGTTGATAGAGGCTCAATAAATGGACTAGCTTGGctaaatgtttgtttgtttgtttttcagagtcCTTAGAAATTGTCTTTCCTCATGTTTTAGTAAGACACATTACAATTTTTGGCCAAAATTAATAGTTGTGAAAGCGTTTCCACTGAGTATCTTCAGTAAAAACACACAAGCAATTGAAGTGCCAGAACCGAGAGCAAAGCAAGCAGCTTGTGGTGGGAGGAGATACCCTGCTCTCAAACAGTAGAGAATTCACAGGCTAGAGGTACTGTGTTCTAGCACTCCAAAAACAGCTGCCAAATACAGCTTAAAGACCTAGGATGTCATGGGTGGCTTCTTACCTTGTGT encodes:
- the KIFBP gene encoding KIF-binding protein, producing MAAAGSAWVAVCEKFRTARALSDVESRKDPETEPYRSKYSARALLQEVKQQLSAAEEGGEARLLAVRRAVLEYELGVNHTDTEELSAGEEHLQRCTQLLEPHRLSPDCVSLYIQAQNNLGILWSERDEIKTAQTYLESAEALYNQYMKEDGNPPLDPSEHFMAEEEKLTDQERSKRFEKAYTHTLYYLAQVYQHLEMIEKAAQYCHTTLKRQLEYCGYYPVEWAFNAATLSQYYLSKQCFMEARHCLAAASVIFSQAGQVPSAEDNETEQDQQYLRQRKAEIARFWIKYCLNLLQSARQLLEDNIGELDPDRQLELKGQRKKEEDEKEKGRKKAVLFGTSDICDSVLAMEEKVSSVYPLDFQEAREIFLVGQNYVQEAKEFFQVDGYVTDHIKIVQDHSALFKVLAFFEEDYERRCKMHKRRIDMLEPLYADLNPQYYLLISRQLQFELANTYYEMMDLKVAIGNRLEELDSHTIKKINSLAQLAIKYYELFLDSLRNPDKVFPEQLGEDVLRPAMVAKFHIARLYGKLITSDGKKQLENMQTSLEYYTFLVDYCEKYPDAVRAIETELELSKEMVGLLPTRMKRLRAKLYPLI